A stretch of Pseudomonas taetrolens DNA encodes these proteins:
- the hda gene encoding DnaA regulatory inactivator Hda: MKPIQLPLGVRLRDDATFINYYPGANAAALGYVERLCEADAGWTESLIYLWGKQGVGRTHLLQAACLRFEQMGEPAVYLPLAELLDRGIEILDNLEQYELVCLDDLQAVAGRADWEEALFHLFNRLRDSGRRLLIAASASPRELPIKLADLKSRLTLALIFQMRPLSDEDKLRALQLRASRRGLHLTDEVGHFILTRGTRSMSALFELLERLDQASLQAQRKLTIPFLKETLGW; the protein is encoded by the coding sequence ATGAAACCGATTCAGCTGCCCCTAGGTGTGCGTCTGCGTGATGACGCTACCTTCATAAATTACTATCCAGGCGCCAATGCCGCTGCACTCGGCTACGTCGAGCGTCTGTGCGAAGCCGATGCCGGCTGGACAGAAAGCCTGATCTACCTCTGGGGCAAGCAGGGGGTCGGGCGCACGCACTTGCTACAGGCTGCGTGCCTGCGTTTTGAGCAGATGGGCGAGCCGGCTGTTTATTTACCGCTGGCTGAGCTACTGGATCGCGGCATCGAAATTCTCGACAACCTTGAGCAGTACGAACTGGTCTGTCTGGATGATCTTCAGGCGGTGGCAGGGCGTGCGGATTGGGAAGAGGCGCTGTTCCATCTGTTCAATCGCCTGCGTGACAGCGGTCGTCGACTGTTGATCGCCGCTTCGGCTTCGCCCCGTGAATTGCCGATCAAGTTGGCCGACCTCAAGTCCCGCCTGACCCTGGCGCTGATTTTCCAGATGCGCCCCTTGTCAGACGAAGACAAACTGCGGGCTTTGCAGTTGCGCGCATCCCGTCGCGGCCTGCACCTGACCGACGAGGTCGGGCATTTCATACTTACGCGCGGAACCCGCAGCATGAGCGCGTTGTTCGAGTTGCTCGAGCGTCTCGATCAGGCGTCTTTGCAAGCGCAGCGCAAGCTGACCATCCCCTTCCTGAAAGAAACCCTCGGCTGGTAA
- a CDS encoding C40 family peptidase: protein MLNRFAPLVPLALVTLLFGCAAHTPVSQHVTESQVQKSTPSQASALYQEELATEKELAQFSENSKPYALPALADSILERGMSLIGTRYRYGGTSESGFDCSGFIGYLFREEAGMKLPRSTREMINVDAPLVARNNLKPGDLLFFSTNGRGRVSHAGIYLGDDQFIHSSSRRSGGVRIDKLGDSYWSKTFMEAKRALAMAPTSVVARK from the coding sequence ATGCTAAATCGCTTCGCACCCCTCGTGCCCCTCGCACTCGTTACCCTGTTGTTTGGCTGCGCTGCACACACTCCAGTGTCCCAGCATGTCACTGAATCTCAGGTGCAAAAGTCGACTCCATCCCAAGCTTCCGCTCTTTATCAGGAAGAACTGGCGACTGAAAAAGAGTTGGCTCAATTCTCCGAAAACAGCAAACCTTACGCGCTGCCAGCCTTGGCTGACAGTATTCTTGAGCGCGGCATGTCCTTGATCGGCACCCGTTACCGTTATGGCGGCACCTCCGAGTCGGGTTTCGATTGCAGCGGGTTTATCGGTTATCTGTTTCGCGAGGAAGCCGGCATGAAATTGCCGCGATCCACTCGGGAAATGATCAATGTTGACGCACCGCTCGTCGCACGAAATAACCTCAAGCCGGGTGATTTGCTGTTCTTCAGCACCAACGGTCGTGGTCGTGTCAGTCATGCCGGGATTTACCTGGGCGATGACCAGTTCATTCACTCCAGCAGCCGTCGCAGCGGGGGTGTACGAATTGACAAGTTGGGTGACAGCTACTGGAGCAAGACCTTTATGGAGGCCAAACGGGCCTTGGCGATGGCACCTACAAGCGTAGTTGCCCGCAAGTAA
- a CDS encoding C40 family peptidase yields the protein MSTMARVALLTLAALLSACASHTPPTPVAQKPRVYAPPSEQFSPVAADVLFRALGLVGTPYRWGGNTPDSGFDCSGLIKYVYNDAAGISLPRSTREMIVMSAPNVGKDKLQTGDLLFFATSGGSQVSHAGIYVGEGRFVHAPATGGTVKLDSLSKAYWQKAYLNAKRVLPNEQHLARLP from the coding sequence ATGTCGACCATGGCCCGAGTCGCTCTTCTTACCTTAGCAGCACTGCTCAGTGCTTGCGCAAGCCATACCCCTCCGACGCCAGTGGCCCAAAAGCCCCGGGTGTATGCGCCGCCCTCAGAACAGTTCTCGCCCGTTGCCGCCGACGTATTGTTTCGTGCCTTGGGTCTGGTCGGCACACCTTATCGCTGGGGCGGCAATACTCCGGATTCAGGTTTCGATTGCAGTGGTTTGATCAAGTACGTCTACAACGACGCGGCGGGTATTTCGTTGCCGCGCTCGACACGTGAAATGATTGTGATGAGTGCGCCGAATGTCGGCAAAGACAAGCTGCAAACTGGCGATCTGCTGTTCTTTGCCACCAGCGGCGGCTCGCAGGTCAGTCATGCCGGTATCTATGTCGGTGAAGGCCGCTTCGTGCATGCACCCGCTACGGGCGGCACGGTCAAGCTGGACAGTCTGTCCAAAGCCTATTGGCAAAAAGCCTATCTCAACGCCAAACGCGTACTGCCGAACGAGCAGCATCTGGCACGTTTGCCGTAA
- a CDS encoding PQQ-dependent sugar dehydrogenase, with the protein MFKCQHAVVIALAAGLAACGETSTLQVSDGTGPSPKLPEPNKTLIPTVNIAPAVGWAPGATPIAAPGTKVAAFAEDLDHPRWLYVLPNGDVLVAETNAPPKPDDSKGIRGWVMEKVMGRAGAGVPSANRITLLRDADHDGIAETRSVFIQNLHSPFGMTLVGNDLYVADADKLLRFHYQAGDNILNTQPTKVVDLPGGPLNHHWTKNVIASPDGKKLYVTVGSNSNVGENGMDQEEGRAAIWEVDPATGSHRIFASGLRNPNGMAWEPTSGKLWTAVNERDEIGSDLVPDYITSVQDGGFYGWPYSYYGQHVDVRVEPQNPALVAKAIAPDYALGPHTASLGLSFAEGSTLPNLTEGAFVGQHGSWNRKPHSGYKVIFVPFADGKPTGMPVDVLTGFLNTDKKAMGRPVGVVIDKQGDLLVADDVGNKIWRVSAQ; encoded by the coding sequence ATGTTCAAGTGCCAGCACGCTGTTGTCATCGCACTTGCGGCAGGATTGGCCGCCTGCGGTGAAACCTCGACCTTGCAAGTGAGCGACGGCACTGGACCTTCGCCGAAACTGCCCGAACCCAACAAGACGCTGATACCCACCGTCAATATCGCGCCTGCTGTTGGCTGGGCGCCCGGAGCCACACCCATAGCCGCTCCCGGGACTAAAGTGGCAGCATTCGCCGAAGACCTTGACCACCCCCGTTGGCTCTATGTACTGCCCAACGGTGATGTACTGGTCGCCGAAACCAATGCCCCGCCCAAGCCGGACGACAGCAAGGGCATTCGTGGCTGGGTCATGGAAAAGGTCATGGGCCGGGCCGGGGCTGGCGTACCCAGTGCGAATCGCATCACGCTGTTACGAGATGCTGACCACGATGGCATTGCGGAAACCCGTAGCGTGTTTATCCAGAATTTGCACTCCCCCTTCGGCATGACCCTGGTCGGCAATGACCTGTACGTGGCGGATGCCGACAAGTTGCTGCGCTTTCACTACCAGGCTGGCGATAACATCCTCAACACCCAACCCACCAAAGTGGTGGATTTACCGGGCGGCCCACTTAACCACCACTGGACCAAAAACGTCATTGCAAGCCCGGATGGTAAAAAGCTGTATGTGACCGTCGGTTCGAACAGCAACGTGGGCGAAAACGGCATGGATCAAGAAGAGGGTCGCGCCGCCATCTGGGAAGTTGACCCGGCCACCGGCAGCCACCGTATTTTTGCCTCCGGCTTGCGCAATCCTAACGGCATGGCTTGGGAGCCAACGTCCGGCAAGCTCTGGACCGCTGTCAACGAACGCGACGAAATCGGCAGTGACCTGGTTCCTGACTACATCACCTCAGTGCAAGACGGTGGCTTCTATGGTTGGCCTTACAGCTATTACGGGCAGCACGTCGACGTTCGGGTCGAGCCGCAAAATCCGGCACTGGTGGCCAAAGCCATAGCACCGGATTACGCCCTCGGCCCGCACACGGCTTCTTTGGGCCTGAGCTTCGCTGAAGGCAGCACACTGCCCAACCTTACCGAGGGCGCATTTGTAGGCCAGCACGGCTCCTGGAACCGCAAGCCGCACAGTGGCTACAAAGTGATTTTCGTGCCCTTTGCAGACGGCAAACCCACAGGCATGCCGGTAGACGTGCTGACCGGCTTCCTCAATACGGATAAAAAAGCCATGGGCCGCCCGGTTGGCGTAGTGATAGATAAACAGGGTGACTTGCTGGTAGCCGATGATGTAGGCAACAAAATTTGGCGGGTGTCGGCACAATGA
- the cobO gene encoding cob(I)yrinic acid a,c-diamide adenosyltransferase: MNESPERDERHQARMLRKKAVMDERIASSPNECGLLLVLTGNGKGKSSSAFGMLARAMGHGMQCGVVQFIKGRNSTGEELFFRRFPEQVRYHVMGEGFTWETQDRQRDIAAAEAAWEVSREMLRDPAIGLLVLDELNIALKHGYLDLEQVLADLQARPPMQHVLVTGRGAKPELIDLADTVTEMGVIKHAFQAGIKAQKGIEL, encoded by the coding sequence ATGAACGAATCCCCCGAACGCGACGAACGTCACCAGGCGCGCATGCTGCGCAAAAAAGCCGTCATGGATGAGCGCATTGCCAGCTCGCCGAACGAGTGCGGGCTGCTGCTGGTGTTGACCGGCAATGGCAAAGGCAAAAGCAGCTCGGCATTTGGCATGTTGGCCCGGGCCATGGGCCACGGTATGCAGTGTGGTGTGGTGCAGTTCATCAAGGGGCGCAACAGCACCGGTGAAGAGCTGTTCTTTCGCCGTTTCCCGGAGCAGGTGCGCTATCACGTGATGGGCGAAGGTTTTACCTGGGAAACCCAGGACCGTCAGCGTGACATCGCGGCTGCCGAAGCGGCCTGGGAAGTGTCCCGCGAGATGCTGCGTGACCCCGCCATCGGCCTGTTGGTACTGGATGAGCTGAACATCGCCCTCAAGCATGGCTATCTCGACCTTGAGCAGGTGCTGGCTGACCTGCAGGCCCGTCCGCCGATGCAGCATGTGCTGGTCACCGGGCGCGGCGCCAAACCCGAATTGATTGATCTGGCTGATACCGTGACTGAAATGGGTGTGATCAAGCATGCCTTCCAGGCCGGTATCAAAGCTCAGAAAGGCATCGAACTGTGA
- a CDS encoding cobyrinate a,c-diamide synthase: MRESRHCPAVLIAAPASGQGKTTVTAALARLHRNQGRKVRVFKCGPDFLDPMILERASGAPVYQVDLWMVGADESRRLLWEAAAEADLILIEGVMGLFDGTPSSADLARHFGVPVLGVIDGTAMAQTFGALALGLARYQPDLPFAGVLANRVGTVRHAQLLEGSLTEGLRWYGALSRETGIELPSRHLGLVQASELNDLDARLDAAANALASTCEVALPPAVEFAAPEPVVVEPLLAGVRIAVARDEAFAFTYGASLALLREMGAELVFFSPIRDTQLPEADSLYLPGGYPELHHVELSRNRSMLAAIRAHHDAGKPLLAECGGMLYLLDALTDTDGQRAELVGLLAGEATMQKRLAALALQAVEMPEGLLRGHTYHHSLTNTELQPIARGLSPNGGRGAEAVYREGRMTASYVHFYFPSNPQAIAALFAPCAVKVP, encoded by the coding sequence ATGAGAGAGTCGCGTCATTGCCCGGCGGTATTGATTGCCGCACCGGCTTCCGGTCAGGGCAAGACCACTGTTACAGCCGCCTTGGCCCGATTGCACCGCAATCAGGGGCGCAAGGTGCGGGTGTTTAAATGTGGCCCGGATTTTCTCGACCCCATGATCCTGGAGCGCGCCAGTGGTGCGCCGGTGTATCAGGTGGATTTGTGGATGGTGGGTGCCGATGAAAGTCGCCGCTTGCTATGGGAAGCTGCCGCAGAGGCGGACCTGATCCTGATTGAAGGTGTGATGGGCTTGTTTGATGGCACACCCTCCAGCGCCGACCTGGCGCGGCATTTCGGGGTTCCGGTACTGGGCGTCATTGATGGCACCGCCATGGCCCAGACGTTCGGCGCGCTGGCATTGGGCCTGGCGCGCTATCAGCCGGACCTGCCGTTTGCCGGAGTACTGGCCAATCGGGTGGGAACCGTACGCCATGCGCAGTTGCTGGAAGGCAGCCTGACCGAAGGCTTGCGCTGGTACGGCGCGCTGTCCCGCGAAACCGGGATTGAGCTGCCGAGCCGGCATCTGGGGCTGGTCCAGGCCAGTGAGCTGAATGACCTTGATGCCCGTCTCGACGCGGCAGCCAATGCACTGGCCAGCACCTGCGAGGTAGCGCTGCCGCCTGCGGTCGAGTTTGCAGCCCCTGAACCGGTGGTGGTCGAGCCATTGCTGGCCGGCGTGCGCATTGCCGTGGCTCGCGATGAGGCCTTTGCCTTCACCTACGGTGCGAGTCTGGCGTTGTTGCGGGAAATGGGCGCTGAGCTGGTATTTTTCTCACCGATTCGCGACACGCAGTTGCCAGAAGCTGACAGCCTGTATTTGCCCGGCGGTTATCCCGAACTGCATCACGTTGAGCTGTCACGCAACCGCTCGATGCTGGCCGCGATTCGTGCACACCATGACGCCGGCAAGCCCTTGCTGGCCGAGTGCGGTGGCATGCTGTATCTGCTGGATGCCCTGACCGATACCGACGGCCAGCGTGCCGAGCTGGTCGGGCTGCTGGCGGGCGAAGCAACGATGCAAAAGCGTCTGGCCGCGTTGGCCTTGCAGGCCGTGGAAATGCCTGAAGGGCTGTTGCGCGGTCATACCTATCATCATTCGCTGACCAATACGGAGTTGCAACCCATCGCCCGCGGACTTAGTCCCAACGGTGGGCGTGGGGCCGAAGCGGTCTATCGCGAAGGTCGAATGACGGCTTCTTATGTGCATTTTTACTTTCCGTCCAACCCCCAGGCCATTGCTGCGCTGTTCGCACCCTGCGCCGTGAAGGTGCCATGA
- the bluB gene encoding 5,6-dimethylbenzimidazole synthase, producing MSDNAFSPQERAAVYRAIAERRDMRHFSGGTVAPELLARLLEAAHQAPSVGLMQPWRFIRITDRELRGKVQALVEEERVRTAEALGERSDEFMTLKVEGINDCAEVLVAALMDDREKHIFGRRTLPEMDMASLSCAIQNLWLAARVEGLGMGWVSLFEPRALADLLGLPAGAKPLAVLCLGPVEAFYPAPMLVLEGWARARPLSELVYENYWGVSP from the coding sequence ATGAGCGACAACGCGTTTAGTCCCCAAGAGCGTGCAGCGGTTTACCGGGCCATCGCCGAGCGGCGTGACATGCGTCACTTCAGTGGTGGCACGGTAGCGCCTGAGTTGTTGGCGCGCCTGCTGGAGGCGGCGCATCAGGCCCCGAGTGTGGGGCTGATGCAGCCGTGGCGCTTTATCCGCATCACCGACCGTGAGTTGCGCGGCAAGGTCCAGGCCCTGGTGGAGGAGGAGCGGGTGCGTACTGCTGAAGCGCTGGGCGAGCGTTCCGATGAGTTCATGACCCTGAAGGTCGAAGGGATCAACGACTGTGCCGAGGTTTTGGTGGCCGCGTTGATGGATGACCGGGAAAAACACATATTCGGTCGCCGTACCCTGCCCGAAATGGACATGGCCTCGTTGTCCTGCGCGATCCAGAACCTGTGGCTGGCCGCTCGCGTCGAAGGGCTGGGCATGGGCTGGGTGTCATTGTTCGAGCCGCGGGCGCTGGCTGATTTACTGGGGTTGCCAGCGGGTGCCAAGCCCTTGGCGGTATTGTGTCTGGGGCCGGTAGAGGCCTTTTATCCGGCGCCGATGCTGGTGTTGGAAGGGTGGGCGCGCGCGCGTCCGCTGAGTGAGCTGGTGTATGAGAATTATTGGGGAGTGAGTCCATGA
- the cbiB gene encoding adenosylcobinamide-phosphate synthase CbiB has protein sequence MSVALLCVAGVALDALFGEPKRWHPLVAFGRMAGRVEQRFNSGGRGWRSHGVTAWVLTVIPLTILATALSWLPYIGWLVDILALYCALGMRSLGEHVQPVAEALRSNDLEEARTRVGYLVSRQTSELDSTEVARAATESVLENGSDAVFAAIFWFVVAGAPGVVLYRLSNTLDAMWGYRNERFERFGWAAARIDDVLNYIPARLVALTYAVLGKTRLALKCWRKQAPQWDSPNAGPVMAAGAGALGVELGGSAIYHGELHERAQLGEGVPADADSIGRGWQLVQRGVWLWLLILCMWSEFYA, from the coding sequence ATGAGTGTGGCGTTGCTGTGCGTGGCCGGGGTGGCGCTGGATGCGCTGTTCGGTGAGCCCAAGCGCTGGCATCCGCTGGTCGCGTTCGGCCGCATGGCCGGTCGCGTTGAGCAGCGTTTCAATTCCGGCGGCCGTGGCTGGCGCAGTCATGGCGTTACCGCCTGGGTGCTGACGGTCATTCCGCTGACGATTCTGGCGACTGCGCTGTCCTGGCTGCCTTATATCGGCTGGCTGGTAGATATCCTGGCGTTGTACTGCGCGCTCGGAATGCGCAGTCTGGGCGAACATGTGCAGCCCGTGGCTGAAGCCTTGCGCAGCAATGATCTCGAGGAGGCACGTACACGGGTCGGTTATCTGGTCAGCCGTCAGACCAGCGAACTTGATTCCACCGAAGTCGCCCGCGCGGCGACCGAGTCCGTACTGGAAAACGGCAGCGATGCGGTCTTTGCCGCGATTTTCTGGTTTGTCGTCGCCGGTGCTCCGGGCGTGGTGCTCTATCGCCTGAGCAATACGCTGGACGCCATGTGGGGATATCGCAATGAGCGCTTTGAGCGTTTTGGCTGGGCCGCCGCCCGGATCGACGATGTGCTCAACTACATTCCTGCACGGTTGGTGGCGCTGACTTATGCCGTACTGGGTAAAACCCGCCTGGCCTTGAAGTGCTGGCGCAAACAGGCCCCGCAGTGGGACAGCCCCAATGCGGGGCCGGTCATGGCGGCCGGTGCCGGTGCCTTGGGCGTCGAATTGGGCGGTTCGGCGATTTATCACGGTGAACTGCATGAGCGTGCGCAACTGGGTGAAGGCGTGCCCGCCGATGCCGACTCGATTGGCCGTGGCTGGCAACTGGTGCAGCGAGGGGTATGGCTGTGGCTCTTGATCCTGTGCATGTGGAGTGAATTCTATGCTTGA